Proteins encoded within one genomic window of Conchiformibius steedae:
- the nuoI gene encoding NADH-quinone oxidoreductase subunit NuoI → MANLVKTFLLGELVQGMGVTLKNFFARKETIMFPEEKTPQSVRFRGLHAQRRYPNGEERCIACKLCEAVCPAMAINIESEQREDGTRRTTRYDIDLTKCIFCGFCEEACPVDAIVETHIFEYHGEKRGDLHMTKPILLAIGDRYEAEIAKRKAADAPYR, encoded by the coding sequence ATGGCAAATTTAGTCAAAACCTTTTTATTGGGCGAATTGGTGCAAGGTATGGGCGTAACGCTCAAAAACTTTTTCGCCCGCAAAGAAACCATTATGTTTCCCGAAGAAAAAACACCGCAATCGGTGCGTTTTCGCGGTTTGCACGCACAACGCCGTTATCCCAACGGCGAAGAGCGCTGCATCGCCTGCAAACTGTGCGAAGCGGTTTGCCCCGCCATGGCAATCAATATTGAAAGCGAACAGCGTGAAGACGGTACGCGCCGTACCACTCGCTATGATATTGATTTAACAAAATGTATTTTCTGCGGTTTTTGCGAAGAGGCCTGTCCTGTTGATGCCATTGTGGAAACCCATATTTTTGAGTATCACGGCGAAAAACGCGGCGATTTGCACATGACCAAACCCATTTTGTTGGCAATCGGCGACCGTTACGAAGCCGAAATTGCCAAACGTAAAGCCGCTGATGCGCCGTACCGCTAG
- the nuoL gene encoding NADH-quinone oxidoreductase subunit L — translation MNDMTLYLIIALTPLAGSLLAGLFGKQIGRRGAHCATIAGVAVSALLSLQVLWGFVSGSRTKFDENVYTWLSMGNVDFSVGFLVDGLTAMMMVVVTSVSLMVHIYTIGYMKDEEVGYQRFFSYISLFTFSMLMLIMSNNFIQLFFGWEAVGLVSYLLIGFYFKRESAIFANLKAFLVNRVGDFGFLLGIGLVLAYFGGSLRYQDVFANLHMAEGMSFLGTDLITVTCLLLFVGAMGKSAQFPLHVWLPDSMEGPTPISALIHAATMVTAGLFMVSRMSPMYEMSTTALSVIMVIGAITALFMGFLGTIQNDIKRVIAYSTLSQLGYMTVALGVSAYSIAMFHVMTHAFFKALLFLAAGSVIIGMHHDQDMRNMGNLRKYMPITWITMLIGNLSLIGTPLFSGFYSKDSIIEAVKFSNLPGSGFAYFAVLASVFVTAFYAFRQYFIVFHGPERWREVKHDHHHHDDEHGHHHGLSPKDNPHESPWVVTFPLAFLAVPSVVIGALTIEPLLFGDFLKDAVYVNHELHPVMSQMAEHFHGVFGMVTHSLMSPVLYLAIAGVAAAWFLYVKSPHLPAKIHAACKPVYNLLDNKYYLDVIYFNVFAKGSRALGNFFWKVGDTAIIDNGIVNGAAKAVGNMAAQVRKMQTGFIYTYAAVMVTGVLVLVVAFFWHLWF, via the coding sequence ATGAACGACATGACTTTATATCTTATTATCGCACTCACGCCTTTGGCGGGTTCGCTGTTGGCGGGCTTGTTCGGTAAGCAAATCGGACGGCGTGGCGCACATTGTGCCACCATTGCAGGTGTAGCCGTTTCTGCGCTGTTGTCTTTGCAGGTGTTGTGGGGCTTTGTTTCAGGCAGCCGCACCAAGTTTGACGAAAATGTTTACACTTGGTTGAGCATGGGCAATGTGGATTTTTCAGTCGGCTTTTTAGTGGACGGGCTGACCGCCATGATGATGGTGGTGGTTACGTCCGTATCGCTGATGGTGCATATTTACACCATCGGTTATATGAAAGACGAAGAAGTCGGCTACCAACGCTTTTTTAGCTATATTTCCCTGTTTACCTTCAGCATGTTAATGCTGATTATGAGTAATAACTTTATCCAGCTGTTTTTTGGTTGGGAAGCGGTGGGCTTGGTGTCTTACCTGCTGATTGGTTTTTACTTTAAACGCGAAAGCGCGATTTTTGCCAACTTAAAAGCCTTTTTGGTAAACCGTGTCGGTGACTTCGGCTTTTTGCTTGGCATTGGTTTGGTGTTGGCGTATTTTGGCGGCAGCCTGCGTTATCAGGATGTGTTTGCCAATCTGCACATGGCAGAGGGCATGTCGTTTTTGGGTACGGATTTGATTACCGTAACCTGTCTGCTGCTGTTTGTCGGCGCGATGGGTAAATCGGCGCAGTTTCCCTTGCACGTTTGGCTGCCTGACTCTATGGAAGGTCCGACCCCGATTTCAGCTTTGATTCACGCCGCTACCATGGTAACTGCTGGTTTGTTTATGGTATCGCGCATGTCGCCCATGTACGAAATGAGCACCACCGCTTTAAGCGTGATTATGGTGATTGGTGCGATTACTGCCTTGTTTATGGGCTTTTTGGGTACGATTCAAAACGACATCAAACGCGTGATTGCTTATTCCACCCTGTCGCAACTGGGTTATATGACTGTGGCATTGGGCGTATCTGCCTATTCCATCGCCATGTTCCATGTGATGACGCATGCTTTCTTTAAAGCCCTGCTGTTCTTGGCAGCGGGCAGTGTGATTATCGGTATGCACCACGACCAAGACATGCGTAATATGGGTAATCTGCGCAAATATATGCCGATTACTTGGATTACCATGCTGATTGGTAACCTGTCGCTGATTGGTACACCCTTGTTTTCAGGTTTTTATTCTAAAGATTCCATTATTGAAGCGGTAAAATTCAGTAATTTACCGGGTAGCGGCTTTGCCTATTTCGCTGTGCTTGCCAGTGTGTTTGTGACTGCGTTTTACGCATTCCGCCAATACTTTATCGTTTTCCACGGACCTGAACGCTGGCGTGAGGTCAAACACGACCACCATCATCACGATGATGAGCACGGACATCATCACGGTTTGTCGCCCAAAGACAATCCGCACGAAAGCCCGTGGGTGGTCACTTTCCCCTTGGCGTTTTTGGCTGTGCCTTCTGTAGTGATTGGTGCGCTGACCATTGAACCTTTGTTGTTTGGCGACTTTTTGAAAGATGCCGTTTATGTGAATCACGAACTGCACCCCGTGATGAGCCAAATGGCTGAACATTTCCACGGCGTGTTTGGTATGGTAACACACAGTCTGATGTCGCCCGTGCTGTATTTGGCGATTGCAGGTGTGGCAGCGGCGTGGTTCTTGTATGTGAAATCCCCACATTTGCCTGCCAAAATCCACGCAGCTTGCAAGCCTGTGTATAACTTGCTGGATAATAAATACTATTTGGACGTGATTTATTTTAATGTCTTTGCTAAAGGCAGCCGCGCATTGGGTAATTTCTTCTGGAAAGTGGGCGATACCGCCATTATCGACAACGGTATTGTCAACGGCGCAGCCAAAGCTGTAGGTAATATGGCAGCACAAGTGCGTAAAATGCAAACAGGTTTTATCTACACCTATGCTGCTGTGATGGTAACGGGCGTATTGGTGCTGGTGGTGGCGTTTTTTTGGCATTTGTGGTTTTAA
- the nuoG gene encoding NADH-quinone oxidoreductase subunit NuoG: MLQIEIDGKQIAVKQGVTVMEAAHQLGTYIPHFCYHKKLSIAANCRMCLVEVEKAPKPLPACATPVTDGMVVHTHSPKAKQAQEGVMEFLLINHPLDCPICDQGGECQLQDLAVGYGKSSSRYQEAKRSVVGKDMGPLVSAEEMSRCIHCTRCVRFTEEVAGVQEIGMANRGEFSEIMPFIGKAVETELSGNVIDLCPVGALTSKPFRYDARSWELSRRKTISAHDALGSNLIVQTKDHTVRRVLPLENEAVNECWISDRDRFAYEGLYHASRLKAPKIKHGGEWHDVDWQTALEYVRKTLDCISREDGKDAVGIWANPMNTVEELYLAKKLAKGLGIGSMDSRLHQQDNRLAGSFRGAQWLGQSIEQLAACDAVLVVGANLRKEQPLLTARLRRSAKNGMALSVIAAAKEELHMPLLTQESLHPDQWAAHLESLYTHPDNAVSGSLRNAQTAAIILGADVQNHPDYAAIYAAAQRLAAVSNATLGVLPQAANSVGADLMGFAPQAGSADFNEMLAKPKKAVLLLNVEPEIDTRAGAQAIAALKQAQSVMAFTAFESETLLDVCDILLPIAPFTETSGTLVNMEGRVQSFHGVVKGYGDSRPLWKVLRVLGNVFELEGFEFDSSEQVAAEALGVQPVVERLDNHSTWRGTAAFRAPRLLRTGGVGIYHSDPIVRRAESLQKTAHAAAPEARLHPDTLSAFGLNSGDRAAVHHGDATLTLTVCADSTLPEHTVYLPVHSSNAVLGGMLDVLTLGKAE; the protein is encoded by the coding sequence ATGTTACAAATTGAAATCGACGGTAAACAGATTGCAGTCAAGCAGGGCGTAACGGTAATGGAAGCTGCGCACCAGCTCGGTACCTATATTCCGCATTTCTGCTACCACAAAAAATTGTCTATTGCCGCCAACTGCCGTATGTGCTTGGTGGAAGTGGAAAAAGCCCCCAAACCCCTGCCTGCCTGTGCCACACCGGTAACAGACGGTATGGTGGTGCATACCCATTCGCCCAAAGCCAAACAGGCGCAGGAAGGCGTGATGGAGTTCCTGTTAATCAACCACCCCTTGGATTGCCCGATTTGCGACCAAGGCGGCGAATGCCAGCTTCAGGACTTGGCGGTGGGTTATGGAAAATCGTCCAGCCGTTATCAGGAAGCCAAACGTTCCGTTGTCGGTAAAGACATGGGTCCTTTGGTGTCGGCAGAAGAGATGAGCCGCTGTATTCACTGTACCCGTTGCGTGCGTTTTACCGAAGAAGTGGCAGGTGTGCAGGAAATCGGCATGGCAAACCGTGGCGAGTTTTCTGAAATTATGCCGTTTATCGGTAAAGCGGTGGAAACCGAATTATCGGGCAATGTGATTGATTTATGCCCTGTCGGTGCGCTCACCAGCAAGCCTTTCCGTTACGATGCACGTTCTTGGGAATTGTCGCGCCGTAAAACCATTTCCGCGCACGATGCTTTGGGCAGCAATCTGATTGTTCAAACCAAAGACCACACTGTCCGCCGCGTTTTGCCTTTGGAAAACGAAGCAGTAAACGAATGTTGGATTAGCGACCGCGACCGTTTTGCTTATGAAGGTCTGTATCACGCCAGCCGTTTGAAAGCACCGAAAATCAAACATGGCGGCGAATGGCATGATGTGGATTGGCAAACGGCGTTGGAATATGTCCGCAAAACTTTAGATTGCATCAGCCGTGAAGACGGTAAAGACGCGGTAGGCATTTGGGCGAACCCAATGAACACCGTGGAAGAGCTGTATTTGGCGAAAAAATTGGCAAAAGGCTTGGGCATTGGCAGTATGGACAGCCGTTTGCACCAACAGGACAACCGTTTAGCGGGCAGCTTCCGTGGGGCGCAATGGTTGGGTCAAAGCATTGAACAATTGGCGGCTTGTGATGCGGTGCTGGTGGTAGGCGCGAATTTGCGTAAAGAACAACCTTTGCTGACTGCTCGTTTGCGCCGTTCTGCCAAAAACGGCATGGCGTTAAGCGTAATTGCGGCTGCCAAAGAAGAATTACACATGCCGTTGCTCACGCAGGAAAGCCTGCATCCCGACCAATGGGCAGCGCATTTGGAAAGCCTGTACACCCACCCCGACAATGCCGTATCAGGCAGTTTGCGTAACGCACAAACCGCTGCCATTATTTTAGGCGCAGATGTACAAAATCATCCTGATTATGCAGCGATTTATGCGGCGGCACAGCGTTTGGCGGCGGTAAGCAACGCCACTTTGGGGGTGTTGCCGCAAGCTGCCAATAGCGTAGGCGCAGATTTGATGGGTTTTGCCCCGCAAGCAGGCAGTGCCGATTTCAATGAAATGTTGGCAAAACCGAAAAAAGCCGTTTTGCTGCTGAATGTAGAACCCGAAATTGACACCCGTGCAGGCGCACAAGCCATTGCTGCTTTAAAACAAGCACAAAGCGTGATGGCGTTTACCGCGTTTGAAAGCGAAACCCTGCTGGACGTATGCGATATTCTGCTGCCGATTGCCCCGTTTACCGAAACATCAGGCACTTTGGTGAATATGGAAGGGCGTGTGCAGTCTTTCCACGGTGTCGTCAAAGGCTACGGAGATTCGCGCCCCTTGTGGAAAGTGTTGCGTGTATTGGGCAATGTGTTTGAATTGGAAGGCTTTGAATTTGACAGTAGCGAGCAGGTTGCTGCTGAAGCCTTGGGCGTGCAACCTGTGGTAGAACGTTTGGACAACCACAGCACATGGCGCGGAACAGCGGCATTCCGTGCGCCGCGTCTGCTGCGTACCGGTGGTGTGGGTATTTACCACAGTGATCCGATTGTGCGCCGTGCCGAATCGTTGCAGAAAACCGCTCACGCTGCTGCGCCTGAAGCGCGTTTGCACCCCGATACCTTATCTGCATTTGGCTTGAACAGCGGCGACCGCGCTGCCGTTCATCATGGTGATGCAACTTTAACCCTAACGGTTTGTGCTGACAGCACCTTGCCCGAACACACCGTTTACCTGCCTGTTCACAGCAGCAACGCCGTTTTGGGCGGCATGCTGGACGTGCTTACTTTAGGAAAGGCTGAATAA
- a CDS encoding T6SS amidase immunity protein Tai4 family protein, protein MKKIILCFLIILIFPVYADNELNRSRYFLKNYGISYCLATFSLNAEIKNDAGHAESFYFQSGKHHGDAYQAVSDFMKKEFPKMTVTDSANNPLIFYKCLELYHSKKYNRFILQLDKYYLK, encoded by the coding sequence TTGAAAAAAATCATTTTATGTTTTTTGATTATTTTAATTTTTCCTGTATATGCAGATAATGAATTAAATCGTTCACGATATTTTTTGAAAAATTATGGGATTTCTTATTGCTTGGCAACTTTTAGCCTTAATGCAGAAATCAAAAATGATGCGGGTCATGCCGAAAGTTTTTATTTTCAATCCGGTAAACATCATGGCGATGCTTATCAGGCAGTGAGTGATTTTATGAAAAAAGAGTTTCCAAAAATGACGGTAACGGATAGTGCTAATAATCCTTTGATTTTTTATAAATGTTTGGAACTTTATCATTCTAAAAAGTATAATCGCTTTATCCTTCAGTTGGATAAATATTATTTAAAATAA
- a CDS encoding DUF411 domain-containing protein encodes MEKNGFRVTVHNTGNSEIRKSFGMPQNYASCHTAKIDGYIIEGHTPAADVRRLLKEKPDALGLATPGMPLGSPGMDGEMYQDRTQPYDVLLVGKDGSSQVYQSY; translated from the coding sequence ATGGAGAAAAATGGCTTCCGAGTAACGGTACACAATACCGGCAACAGCGAAATCCGCAAATCTTTCGGTATGCCGCAAAATTATGCTTCCTGCCATACAGCCAAAATAGACGGTTATATTATTGAGGGACATACTCCGGCAGCCGATGTGCGCCGTTTGTTGAAAGAAAAACCCGATGCTTTAGGCTTGGCAACGCCGGGAATGCCTTTGGGTTCGCCGGGTATGGACGGTGAAATGTACCAAGACAGAACGCAGCCTTATGATGTTTTGCTGGTTGGCAAAGACGGCAGCAGCCAAGTTTATCAATCTTATTGA
- the nuoK gene encoding NADH-quinone oxidoreductase subunit NuoK, with product MITIHHYLVLAALLFGISAMGIFMNRKNVLVLLMSIELMLLAVNFNFIAFAQYLGDTAGQIFVFFVLTVAAAESAIGLAIMVLVFRNRNTINVTELNTLKG from the coding sequence ATGATTACGATTCATCATTATTTGGTGTTGGCGGCGTTATTGTTCGGTATCAGTGCCATGGGCATTTTTATGAACCGCAAAAACGTGCTGGTTTTGCTGATGTCGATTGAATTGATGCTGTTGGCGGTAAACTTTAACTTTATCGCGTTTGCCCAGTATTTGGGCGACACGGCAGGACAGATTTTTGTGTTTTTTGTCTTGACGGTAGCAGCGGCAGAATCTGCCATCGGTTTGGCGATTATGGTGTTGGTGTTCCGTAACCGCAATACCATTAACGTAACCGAATTAAATACGCTGAAAGGCTAG
- a CDS encoding LysE family translocator — protein sequence MEFWQGFVLITGVHLLAAMSPGPDFVYVSQQTLSRGRTTGLISSIGIALGLGVHIVYSVLGMAALVASSAWLMTAVKIIGGAYLIYLGIQGIRARARSTVDLNATTAAPQSVSTALWKGVLCNVLNPKAPVYFVSLFTVVLSPEMPMWQLAVYGLWMMLLQALWFAAVVFLLSVPRINRRFQAAGHWVDRILGVAMAGLGVKVISTVDV from the coding sequence ATGGAATTTTGGCAAGGCTTTGTATTGATTACAGGTGTGCATTTATTGGCAGCCATGTCGCCCGGACCTGATTTTGTGTATGTGTCGCAGCAGACTTTGAGCCGCGGGCGCACAACGGGCTTAATTAGCAGCATCGGCATTGCTTTGGGCTTGGGCGTGCATATTGTGTATTCGGTGCTGGGCATGGCGGCACTGGTGGCATCTTCGGCATGGCTGATGACGGCGGTAAAAATTATCGGTGGTGCGTATTTGATTTATTTGGGGATTCAAGGCATTCGGGCGCGGGCGAGAAGCACGGTAGATTTAAATGCAACCACTGCTGCGCCGCAGTCCGTATCCACGGCGTTGTGGAAAGGCGTTTTGTGTAATGTTTTGAATCCAAAAGCCCCTGTGTATTTTGTTTCGCTGTTTACGGTGGTGCTGTCGCCCGAAATGCCAATGTGGCAATTGGCGGTGTACGGGCTTTGGATGATGCTGTTGCAGGCGTTGTGGTTTGCAGCGGTGGTGTTTTTACTGTCGGTGCCGCGCATCAACCGCCGTTTTCAGGCAGCAGGGCATTGGGTGGACAGAATTTTGGGGGTGGCAATGGCGGGCTTGGGTGTGAAAGTAATCAGCACAGTAGATGTTTGA
- the nuoH gene encoding NADH-quinone oxidoreductase subunit NuoH, with protein sequence MQEWFQALLGNEIGWIVSILLKIVIILLPLILTVAYLTYFERKVIGYMQLRVGPNVTGPFGLIQPFADVLKLLFKEVTRPSVSNKALFYIGPMMSLMPAFAAWAVIPFSDEWLLTNVDAGLLYILMITSLSVYGVIIAGWASNSKYSFLGAMRSSAQTISYEIAMGAALVCVVMVSGSMNFNDIVASQAKGIAGGSIFSWNWFALFPVFLVYLISAVAETNRAPFDVAEGESEIVAGFHVEYSGFAFALFFLAEYIFMILIGALTAIMFLGGWLSPFPQSWGFIGVPSAFWMFLKMAFILYGYLWIRATFPRYRYDQIMRLGWKVLIPVTFVCIVLLGLWMISPLSLWK encoded by the coding sequence ATGCAAGAATGGTTCCAAGCCCTGCTGGGCAACGAAATTGGCTGGATTGTATCAATCTTGCTGAAAATTGTGATTATTTTGCTGCCCCTGATTTTAACGGTGGCATACCTGACTTATTTTGAACGCAAAGTAATTGGCTATATGCAGTTGCGTGTCGGTCCGAACGTAACAGGACCGTTTGGTCTGATTCAGCCCTTTGCCGATGTATTGAAGCTGCTGTTTAAAGAAGTTACCCGTCCATCCGTATCCAATAAAGCCTTGTTTTATATCGGACCAATGATGTCGCTGATGCCCGCTTTTGCGGCTTGGGCAGTGATTCCGTTTTCCGATGAATGGCTGCTGACCAATGTGGACGCAGGTTTGCTGTATATTCTGATGATTACGTCCTTGTCGGTGTATGGCGTGATTATTGCAGGTTGGGCATCAAACTCTAAATACTCGTTTTTGGGCGCGATGCGTTCTTCCGCGCAAACCATTTCTTACGAAATTGCCATGGGCGCAGCCTTGGTGTGTGTGGTAATGGTTTCAGGCAGCATGAATTTTAACGATATTGTGGCTTCGCAAGCCAAAGGCATTGCAGGCGGTTCGATTTTCTCGTGGAACTGGTTTGCCTTGTTCCCCGTGTTTTTGGTGTATTTGATTTCCGCCGTTGCCGAAACCAACCGCGCCCCGTTTGACGTAGCAGAGGGCGAATCGGAAATTGTTGCGGGCTTCCATGTGGAATATTCGGGTTTTGCCTTTGCGCTGTTTTTCTTGGCCGAATATATCTTTATGATTTTAATTGGCGCATTAACCGCGATTATGTTTTTGGGCGGCTGGCTGTCGCCGTTTCCGCAAAGCTGGGGCTTTATCGGTGTACCAAGCGCGTTTTGGATGTTCCTGAAAATGGCGTTTATCCTGTACGGCTATTTGTGGATTCGTGCCACTTTCCCGCGCTACCGCTACGACCAGATTATGCGTTTGGGTTGGAAAGTATTGATTCCAGTAACTTTTGTCTGCATCGTGCTGTTGGGCTTGTGGATGATTTCGCCCTTAAGCCTGTGGAAATAA
- the nuoF gene encoding NADH-quinone oxidoreductase subunit NuoF gives MAIYQSGVIFENVDTHNRDCWTLAAYQARGGYQALRKILSEKIAQNDVIDEVKASALRGRGGAGFPTGLKWSFMPRSFPGAKYVVCNTDEGEPGTFKDRDIINFNPHALIEGMIIAGYAMGAEAGYNYIHGEIFEGYQRFEAALAEARAAGFLGKNIMGSDFSFELFAHHGYGAYICGEETALLESLEGKKGQPRFKPPFPASFGLYGKPTTINNTETFASVPFIIRDGGKTFADKGVEGAGGTKLFSISGHVERPGNYEVPLGTPFAELLEMAGGMRGGKKLKAVIPGGSSAPVLPAEIMMGLTMDYDAIAKAGSMLGSGAVIVMDEDVCMVKALERLAYFYHEESCGQCTPCREGTGWLYRIVHRIATGKGRKEDLDLLDSIGNNMAGRTICALADAAVFPVRSFTKHFRHEFEYYIEHGKPAKEHKWC, from the coding sequence ATGGCAATTTACCAATCCGGCGTGATTTTTGAAAACGTAGATACCCACAACCGCGACTGTTGGACGCTGGCAGCGTATCAGGCGCGTGGCGGCTATCAGGCATTGCGGAAAATTCTGAGCGAAAAAATCGCCCAAAACGATGTGATTGACGAAGTGAAGGCATCGGCTTTGCGCGGTCGCGGCGGTGCGGGCTTCCCCACCGGCTTGAAATGGAGCTTTATGCCGCGTTCCTTTCCGGGCGCAAAATATGTGGTGTGCAATACCGACGAAGGCGAGCCGGGCACGTTTAAAGACCGCGACATCATCAATTTTAATCCGCACGCGCTGATTGAAGGCATGATTATTGCCGGTTACGCCATGGGTGCGGAGGCAGGTTATAACTATATTCACGGCGAAATTTTTGAAGGCTATCAACGTTTTGAAGCTGCTTTGGCCGAAGCGCGTGCCGCCGGATTTTTAGGCAAAAACATTATGGGGTCGGACTTTTCTTTTGAATTGTTCGCCCACCACGGTTATGGTGCATATATTTGCGGCGAAGAAACCGCCTTGCTGGAATCTTTGGAAGGTAAAAAAGGCCAGCCGCGCTTTAAACCGCCGTTCCCTGCATCATTCGGTTTGTACGGCAAACCGACTACCATTAACAATACCGAAACTTTTGCATCCGTACCGTTTATTATCCGCGACGGCGGCAAAACTTTTGCCGATAAAGGCGTGGAAGGGGCAGGGGGTACCAAACTGTTTTCCATTTCCGGCCATGTGGAACGCCCTGGTAATTATGAAGTGCCTTTGGGTACGCCGTTTGCCGAACTGCTGGAAATGGCAGGCGGTATGCGCGGCGGCAAAAAGCTGAAAGCCGTCATTCCGGGCGGTTCGTCTGCGCCGGTGCTGCCTGCCGAGATTATGATGGGCTTAACCATGGATTACGATGCCATCGCCAAAGCCGGTTCTATGCTCGGTTCGGGCGCGGTGATTGTGATGGACGAAGATGTGTGCATGGTTAAAGCATTGGAGCGTCTGGCTTATTTCTATCATGAAGAATCTTGCGGACAATGTACGCCTTGCCGTGAAGGTACGGGCTGGTTGTACCGCATCGTGCACCGTATTGCCACCGGCAAAGGCCGCAAAGAAGATTTGGATTTGCTTGATTCCATCGGCAACAATATGGCTGGACGCACCATTTGTGCTTTGGCCGATGCAGCGGTGTTTCCCGTGCGCAGCTTTACCAAGCATTTCCGCCACGAATTTGAATATTATATTGAACACGGCAAACCGGCTAAAGAACATAAATGGTGCTGA
- a CDS encoding NADH-quinone oxidoreductase subunit J — MTFSLIMFYVLAAVILFGALKTVTAKNPVHASLYLVLTFSMSAMMWMLMQAEFLGLTLMVVYVGAVMVLFLFVVMMLNIDIEEMRKGFWRNAPSAMTVGILMAVVLVMILLAPETKLSAFGEMADVPADYSNVRDLGRQIYTTYLLPFELAAVLLVLGMVAAIALVHRKSENPKYINPADQVKVDAKQGRVRMVKMAAETTVAPENTDQAEGEAKA, encoded by the coding sequence ATGACTTTTTCCCTAATCATGTTTTATGTGCTGGCAGCGGTAATTCTGTTTGGCGCATTAAAAACCGTTACCGCCAAAAACCCTGTACACGCTTCATTGTATCTGGTGCTGACGTTCAGCATGAGCGCGATGATGTGGATGCTGATGCAAGCAGAATTTTTGGGCTTGACCCTGATGGTGGTGTATGTGGGTGCCGTAATGGTGCTGTTCTTGTTTGTGGTAATGATGCTGAACATTGATATTGAAGAGATGCGTAAGGGCTTTTGGCGCAACGCACCCTCTGCCATGACGGTAGGCATTTTGATGGCGGTGGTGCTGGTGATGATTTTGCTTGCACCTGAAACCAAATTGTCTGCTTTTGGCGAAATGGCAGATGTGCCTGCTGATTACAGCAATGTGCGCGATTTGGGACGGCAGATTTACACCACTTATTTATTGCCGTTTGAGCTGGCAGCGGTGCTGTTGGTTTTGGGTATGGTGGCAGCGATTGCCTTGGTGCACCGCAAATCCGAAAATCCCAAATACATCAATCCTGCTGACCAAGTAAAAGTAGATGCCAAACAAGGTCGTGTGCGCATGGTCAAAATGGCAGCGGAAACCACTGTTGCGCCTGAAAATACAGACCAAGCCGAAGGGGAGGCAAAAGCATGA